The window taccaacaacggccactaggtgtcaaacggtttgctgcatactcttgtcacaagtTAATAAATCACAGTCACTGCATTATAACTGCAAAAAGGTTCTTAAATATggaaactacattcttagagcttttcaacattaaatagtttgtcaacatttttgaagatttataatataatacagtattattaatatataataattaatatgcatttctaTGGGGGGATCATGTAACAAAAACCGGTCAttactttatttctttatttacatCTATCCTCAGATGactttgaaatatgaaaactacattctgagagctttctagtgatatatagtttgtcatgatatttttaggtttagagtaggggtttagtgttgttattattatgtaaaaacaaatttggCCTACTTGTGGCCtcgtgacattttagaaacgTCATAATTATCCCAAAATggtgatgaaatatgaaaactataCACTTAGAGTtttcaacaatatatagtttgtcaagattgtttAGGTTTAGAACAGGGTATTAGTGCTATACAAAAAACAAATTGATTTCACCAATAAATTACAACCCTACATGTTGGGTTCTTCCCTTTTGGACCCAATGCtggcagcattttttttttttaataacccAGAACTAAGATTTTAAAAGGCAATGCCTCTTCCACCGAGCTATTGTTACACTAATATTGTGCAGTCTAGGGTAGAAATGCATCCAGGGCCTTTTATGCACCTTGCAACTGTACTGACATTTATCCAGATGAAAAGCGGTAGTTTATTGCAACCACACCACCTTCTAACAAAACTCGCACACAAACGTCTTCTCAGATAACCTGCCAATGTCATAATCTTGTCCTTGTTGCTTGTGGCCGATTATCTTGATCACACCCAGAATTGCCACCCCCCCCCTTTGGTCACGTGACCCATCCACAAAGGGTCCAGTCATTTCCCACTTATCTAAAAGtgttcaaaagaaaaaaaatcagttttaagacaaaaagaaaacaagagaGATTGTAAAGATAAGACTTGAGGGATAATTAACAGCTAATTCAGACTTGACCAACGCATACTGTCATACCCCATCATTCATTGGTTGTCAGAAAGGGAGGAGGTACATCTGTATGAGGTTATACGTTTGATGTGCGTGGTCTTATACCCGAGGACCGTTATATAAACGATGTGCTTCAAAGCAACCTTTCACAGTACTTTTGAGCGCAATAATGAGTCCATGCATCTTCTCAATTTTGGTCATTTTGTGGCCAGTTATGGCTGTGAAGATGGCCAGCTTGGAGAGCGTTCGTCCTGGACCACAGGTGCTCCAGGCCTTACACTGTCCATCTTGTGAACGCATTCATTGCTCTCCTCGTAAAGCGCTGAAGCTCCAGTGTGGAGGTGGCATCACCACTGGGATTTGTGGTTGTTGCCCAGCCTGTGCCAAACTTGAAGGAGAAACCTGCGGAGGGACGTGGGACTATCTGGGAAAATGCGACGAAGGTCTGGTGTGCGTTTTCCAAGAAGGTGAAGAGGGCAAACCAGAAGTGGAACGCAAGGGAACCTGCAAATCAGGTACCTGTCTGATCTACAATATTACAAAAACCTGAAGGTGTGAATTGTGCATGCACAATAACTTGCACCTTCCTATGGATTTACGGCATTAgtacatgtttgtattgttGGCTCGTATCAAGGTTGATCTCATTTATGAACTGTGAAAAGAGATATGGCTCTCAAGGATCCCTTTGATGTTTCTCATAAAACTAGAGCTCTGATTGTCTTTATCAAGATGATGATGAAATCCACAACCTTTTCTATAGAAACTACATCCATATTTTATGGGTTTCCATTGAATTTATAGTCTGGTTTGACCTacaaatctatattttttcctGAAAATGTGATTAGGTTTCTCTGATATTAaacaaaatgctgggttgcttAAAATTGGTTTGATAAAATATGgacatttaagtaaatttgcatttggcagacacttttatctaaagtgacttacattttattagtatgtgtcaGGGAAAACATGGTCAAAATGTGtacccaagctgtcactgggtctgtgccctttcaaaaagtacacctttgtacatattagtacccttatacactgcaaaaaatgatttctagtttttaggccaaaaatatcaaattatgtgcataaaacaagcaaaaaaatctgccaatggggttagcaaaaaaatcttaaacatttttcttaaaaactaaattcaagaaaaaattgcttaccccattggcagatttttcttgaaaataattgtttgcagtgtactggtaccaaatgtatacatatctgtacctaatggcaCATCTTAGGAGTTTTTTAAAAGGTATTGCCCCATaaacagctggggtacatattttgacaattttttggGTATACCAACCCAAGTTTTTTatcagttgagctacaggaacacaagtAAAGTTAATCTATGCCGAGTTGTTGGGACAAATCTGGACATTTGGGTTAATTCCTCTCAATGGTTAGGTTTGTCCACATTTAATGaacatctgttttttttttgtccaaaCAGTGCTTGAAGTTCTCAATACGAATTCTTGTCGACCCGACTGCACATGGGAATACTGCCAGGCGAACCCCAATGAGATCTGCTCTGCAAGGTAACTGCTTTAAGGATTTCTCCATATCTGCTCTTTGCCTTGAATTGAAAGCTAAGTTTGTTTGGAAACTTCATCCTCACTTCCAGGGGCGTCGtgcaccatttttttaaagggggcacagtgtgcacagctcacagaaatttgtgcatacacagataTCAAACGaaatagagctttcagtcttttccatggcacttaacAATCTGAACACCCCTGCTTtcaaaacctccaaaataaaagtgactaactttcatatcaaatactattcaataggaataatgacatattggtatcatatttacatctgaaacggcatgttttaataaattac is drawn from Misgurnus anguillicaudatus chromosome 6, ASM2758022v2, whole genome shotgun sequence and contains these coding sequences:
- the LOC129433479 gene encoding cysteine-rich motor neuron 1 protein; the encoded protein is MSPCIFSILVILWPVMAVKMASLESVRPGPQVLQALHCPSCERIHCSPRKALKLQCGGGITTGICGCCPACAKLEGETCGGTWDYLGKCDEGLVCVFQEGEEGKPEVERKGTCKSVLEVLNTNSCRPDCTWEYCQANPNEICSARSVSMEKRECGGYCQHTTCSSCLILRPPSCPQSCSPTDHVCLHRFGRCVRGHLAEEKHPSICHQNLQSESEGFFVCLAPACPKTAN